A window from Mangifera indica cultivar Alphonso chromosome 2, CATAS_Mindica_2.1, whole genome shotgun sequence encodes these proteins:
- the LOC123203702 gene encoding single-stranded DNA-binding protein, mitochondrial has protein sequence MNSLAAKFAKSLRVSVPATPFSSLVVGVQRSSKMWYSSESLDDKDGQKSDEMEEEFDDYLGVKPELQPHGVNPKRGWNFRGVHKAIICGRVKDAPVQKILRNGRTVTIFSVGTGGMFDQRLVGVENLPKPAQWHRIAVHNESLGVYAVQQLAKNSSVYVEGDIETRVYNDSINGEVKNVPEICVRNDGTIRLIKTGESISNTKISFEDLREGLF, from the exons ATGAATTCACTCGCTGCTAAATTTGCCAAGTCATTAAGAGTCTCTGTTCCTGCTACGCCTTTCTCTTCACTAG TGGTGGGTGTGCAAAGGAGCTCAAAGATGTGGTATTCAAGTGAGTCTCTTGATGACAAAGATGGTCAGAAGAGTGATGAAATGGAAGAAGAGTTTGATGATTATCTTGGTGTAAAGCCTGAGTTACAACCCCATGGTGTGAATCCTAAAAGGGGTTGGAATTTTCGTGGTGTGCATAAG GCAATAATATGTGGAAGAGTTAAAGATGCTCCTGTGCAAAAAATATTGAGAAATGGCCGAACTGTAACCATCTTTTCAGTTGGAACAGGGGGGATGTTTGATCAAAGACTTGTAGGAGTAGAAAACTTGCCAAAACCTGCACAGTGGCATAGAATTGCTGTGCATAATGAATCACTTGGGGTGTATGCAGTTCAACAACTTGCTAAAAA CTCTTCAGTTTATGTTGAGGGTGACATCGAAACCAGAGTATACAATGACAGCATTAATGGTGAAGTTAAGAATGTCCCTGAGATATGTGTTCGTAATGATG GGACAATTCGCCTTATAAAGACTGGGGAAAGCATCAGCAACACCAAAATATCCTTTGAGGATTTGC GAGAAGGATTGTTTTAA
- the LOC123209819 gene encoding low temperature-induced protein lt101.2-like, with product MGSQTFIEIILAIFIPPVGVFLRYGCGVEFWIDLVLTLLGYLPGILYAIYVLVV from the exons ATGGGTTCACAGACATTCATAGAAATCATACTGGCCATCTTTATTCCTCCTGTTGGAGTCTTCCTACGTTATGGCTGTGGA GTGGAGTTTTGGATAGATTTGGTGCTGACATTGTTGGGGTATTTACCTGGGATTTTATACGCAATTTATGTGTTAGTTGTATAG